A single Populus nigra chromosome 13, ddPopNigr1.1, whole genome shotgun sequence DNA region contains:
- the LOC133671547 gene encoding ubiquitin carboxyl-terminal hydrolase 2-like → MGKRANKKKARPPQKEKRVAGHSPNIVPEQANPNVEIVDGVTAVKERKLCSHFDKGFDASKLSDKIRSLDSLRCEDCREGVGDRKGAKGRGKQAKKKGSGSVDSKSQSKAIWVCLECGHLACGGVGLPTTAQSHAVRHSKQSRHPLVFQWENPQLQWCFPCNTLIPVEKTEGNGEKKDSVFEVVKTIKAQSFEQSSVDAVDVWIGRGSILSELNAEGTEATSLEGRSGHVVRGLVNLGNTCFFNSVMQNLLSMNKLRDYLNEEASLGPLSIALKKLFTDLQAEASLRNVINPKSFFGSVCSKAPQFRDYQQQDSHELLCCLLDGLSTEELIVRKRRNASKEDVIPPKHGPTFVDSAFGGRISSTVCCVECGHSSTMHEPFLDLSLPVPMKKPPIKKVQPVSRAKKTKLPPKRGGKVQPKVNKNMDSVPTQNISNPSVHSEPSCQTQSSSDNTLAPDSTVPSTVVNESGIASQNSMAGIESDSKQAAETTMEQTASSFEDFWMDYVGPETTSDEHGLTSENNDLAAGQQCGDKFDIPNDGLMETCQASSIDGEPNQKPESSSVNPWEEEVPFQVQSSEVLLLPYREEGFTDGEIMKGEAEASSSFVGCEQDEAEFDGIGDLFNEPEVSAAPVAGPSLPNEVAGPVFIAGIGSESDPDEVDDTDSPVSIESCLSHFVKPELLSNDNAWECENCSKILQQQRLDAKKKQAKISSKTSLNGGETQIQSDSASLYKDISYASEVRNFQNGDGIPNNLLNSTPKVFDSGNDSSNKKFIQAEIVQTEMEPFISQSEERKCEMNVSHSSGYYESCNGETLSGPPVDSCSVDETSGTEYTMAKDEQTGSNFSGNCESDVNEDEDKTSKKLNVKRDATKRVLIDKAPPILTIHLKRFSQDARGRLCKLSGHVTFRDVLDLGPYMDPRSVDTERYVYRLLGVVEHLGTMRGGHYIAYVRGDERNKGKADKEQGGSVWYYASDAHVREVSLEEVLRCDAYLLFYEKVSN, encoded by the exons ATGGGGAAAAGGGCTAATAAGAAAAAGGCTCGCCCACCGCAGAAGGAGAAGCGGGTCGCTGGCCATTCTCCCAATATTGTGCCTGAACAAGCAAATCCCAATGTTGAAATTGTTGACGGAGTTACAGCagtgaaagagagaaaattgtGTTCTCACTTTGACAAGGGTTTTGATGCGAGCAAATTGTCGGACAAAATTAGGTCTTTGGATTCTCTTAGGTGTGAGGATTGTCGAGAAGGTGTTGGTGATAGGAAGGGGGCTAAGGGAAGGGGTAAACAAGCTAAGAAGAAAGGAAGTGGTTCGGTTGATTCAAAATCCCAGTCGAAAGCCATTTGGGTCTGTTTAGAATGTGGGCATTTAGCCTGTGGAGGGGTTGGTTTGCCAACGACTGCTCAGAGCCATGCAGTTCGTCATTCCAAGCAGAGTCGTCATCCTTTGGTCTTCCAATGGGAAAACCCTCAACTTCAATGGTGCTTCCCATGTAATACACTAATTCCAGTTGAGAAAACAGAGGGAAATGGTGAGAAAAAAGATTCAGTATTTGAGGTTGTAAAGACGATCAAGGCGCAATCATTTGAACAGTCATCAGTGGATGCCGTGGATGTTTGGATTGGAAGAGGCAGTATTCTTAGTGAACTTAATGCAGAAGGCACTGAGGCAACTAGTTTAGAGGGAAGAAGTGGTCATGTGGTGAGAGGCTTGGTTAATCTTGGGAACACTTGCTTCTTTAATTCAGTCATGCAGAATCTTCTATCTATGAACAAGTTGCGTGACTACTTAAATGAAGAGGCATCTCTTGGGCCTTTATCAATTGCTTTAAAGAAGCTATTTACTGATCTACAAGCTGAGGCCAGTTTAAGAAATGTAATCAATCCGAAATCTTTTTTTGGGTCGGTCTGTTCCAAGGCTCCCCAATTTAGGGATTATCAGCAGCAAGATAGTCATGAATTGCTGTGCTGCTTACTTGATGGGCTTTCTACTGAAGAGTTGATTGTTAGAAAGCGAAGAAATGCTTCCAAGGAAGATGTCATTCCTCCAAAACATGGTCCTACGTTTGTGGATTCTGCTTTTGGGGGTCGAATTTCTAGCACTGTTTGTTGTGTAGAATGTGGGCACTCCTCAACCATGCATGAGCCATTTCTAGATCTCTCACTTCCAGTTCCAATGAAGAAACCTCCAATTAAAAAAGTCCAACCTGTCTCTCGAGCAAAGAAAACAAAGCTGCCACCAAAGAGAGGGGGGAAGGTTCAACCAAAGGTTAACAAAAATATGGATTCAGTGCCaactcaaaatatatcaaacccATCGGTCCATAGTGAGCCTTCATGCCAAACACAGTCTTCTTCAGATAACACTCTAGCACCAGATTCAACTGTTCCATCGACTGTGGTCAATGAAAGTGGCATAGCTTCACAGAATTCGATGGCTGGTATCGAATCTGATAGTAAGCAAGCTGCTGAGACAACAATGGAGCAAACAGCAAGTTCATTTGAAGACTTCTGGATGGATTATGTCGGACCAGAAACTACATCAGATGAGCATGGTCTTACTTCAGAAAATAATGATCTTGCAGCAGGTCAGCAATGCGGGGACAAATTTGACATTCCTAATGATGGCTTAATGGAGACTTGCCAGGCATCTTCAATTGATGGGGAGCCAAATCAAAAACCAGAATCTTCTTCTGTTAATCCTTGGGAAGAGGAGGTTCCATTTCAAGTTCAAAGCTCTGAAGTTCTTCTGCTTCCATACAGAGAAGAGGGCTTTACTGATGGGGAGATAATGAAGGGAGAAGCTGAGGCTTCCTCATCGTTTGTGGGCTGCGAACAAGATGAAGCAGAATTTGATGGCATTGGTGACTTATTCAATGAGCCTGAGGTTTCGGCAGCTCCTGTTGCAGGGCCCTCTTTACCTAATGAAGTTGCTGGACCAGTTTTTATCGCAGGAATTGGCAGTGAGTCTGATCCTGATGAAGTTGACGATACTGATTCTCCAGTGTCTATAGAGAGTTGTTTGTCTCATTTTGTAAAGCCAGAACTTCTCTCCAATGATAATGCTTGGGAATGTGAGAACTGTTCAAAAATCCTGCAACAGCAAAGGTTGGATGCAAAGAAGAAGCAGGctaaaatatcttcaaaaacTTCATTAAATGGAGGTGAGACTCAAATACAAAGTGATTCAGCGAGTTTATACAAGGACATCTCATATGCCTCTGAGGTCAGAAACTTTCAGAATGGAGATGGTATCCCTAATAACCTTCTCAACTCCACACCTAAAGTCTTTGATTCAGGTAATGattcctcaaataaaaaattcatacaaGCTGAAATTGTTCAGACAGAGATGGAACCGTTTATTTCTCAAAGTGAAGAAAGGAAATGTGAGATGAATGTTTCACATAGCTCCGGTTACTATGAATCATGCAATGGAGAAACTTTGAGTGGTCCACCTGTTGATTCTTGTAGTGTTGATGAGACAAGTGGTACTGAATATACCATGGCTAAAGATGAGCAGACTGGCTCCAACTTCTCTGGAAACTGTGAGTCAGATGTGAATGAGGATGAGgataaaacttcaaaaaaactGAATGTAAAGAGGGATGCAACTAAGAGGGTCCTTATTGATAAAGCACCGCCTATTCTAACCATTCATTTGAAGAGGTTCAGTCAAGATGCTCGTGGTCGTTTATGTAAATTGAGCGGCCATGTTACCTTCCGAGATGTACTTGATCTTGGACCTTATATGGATCCCAG GTCTGTTGACACAGAGAGATATGTATATCGCCTGCTCGGGGTGGTAGAGCATTTAGGGACAATGAGGGGAGGCCACTATATTGCTTATGTCAGAGGAGATGAGAGGAACAAAGGCAAGGCTGACAAGGAACAGGGGGGTTCTGTGTGGTATTATGCCAGTGACGCCCATGTGCGTGAGGTTTCTCTGGAAGAAGTTCTGCGTTGCGAtgcttatttattattttatgagaaagtatcaaattga
- the LOC133671549 gene encoding PLASMODESMATA CALLOSE-BINDING PROTEIN 3-like — MENLLPNKLFFIFFAIHVLGGAMFLAVVVEGNWCVARSDASNQALQTALDYACGSGADCTPLQSNGLCFLPNSIQAHASYAFNSYFQRKGMAPGSCDFSGTATVAKTDPSYGSCVYPSSLSTAGGSGTTSTTTPNTNPNIQSPTFGDGSTGLNPGLNPGTPPLLDNSESSLGFVATRTLLPLCLLLVLSFMFRPM; from the exons ATGGAAAATCTGCTCCCTAACAAActattcttcatcttcttcgccATTCACGTTCTTGGGGGTGCAATGTTCTTGGCAGTGGTGGTGGAAGGGAACTGGTGTGTGGCAAGAAGTGATGCAAGTAACCAAGCCTTGCAAACTGCACTCGACTATGCATGCGGTTCTGGTGCCGACTGTACTCCATTACAGTCTAATGGACTATGCTTCTTGCCTAACTCAATCCAGGCTCATGCTTCTTATGCATTCAATAGCTACTTTCAAAGGAAAGGAATGGCTCCTGGCTCTTGTGACTTTTCTGGCACTGCTACTGTTGCAAAAACTGATCCCA GTTACGGATCTTGTGTGTATCCATCCTCTCTAAG CACTGCCGGAGGGAGCGGCACCACTTCAACCACCACACCAAATACTAATCCCAACATACAATCACCGACATTTGGCGATGGTTCCACCGGACTGAACCCTGGACTAAACCCCGGAACGCCTCCACTGCTGGACAATTCTGAATCTTCTCTAGGGTTTGTGGCCACAAGAACCTTACTGCCTCTGTGCCTCTTGCTTGTTCTCTCATTTATGTTTCGGCCCATGTAG